The genome window CCTCGCGGTACAGAAACTGGGCGATGCGGTGGTAGGTATCGGCCGGCACATCTGCCGGAGACAGGCCAGTCGTGCTTACGTCAAAATCCAGGTCTAGCAACATGTGCTGTCTCCCGTTGCGGCTCCGGCGGCAGTCGCGCCAGCTTCCATATAGGTTTTCCAGGCGCGGAATTGATTGCGCATGGGAAGTTCACTGGTGCCGTTGACGGACACCATGCCATCCGCATCACTGCGGTCGCTGCCGTGGTAGCGGTGCATGCTGACCCATTCTCCGCCGCGGGTGGCGTTGCCTTCCTGGCAGCGGTTATAGAGCTCGATATCGTCCGGCATGACGTTAGACGACGGCGAGTTGATCACGTTGGCATACATCATGGCGCGCTTGAACACGCCATCCGGCGCGCCCTTGCAGCGGAAGGTCTGAATTTCGATCAGCGTACGGTCCACCGCGATCGGGCGGATCACGCGGAACTGCTGAAACACGGTATGCGGCGACCCGCTGCCGTAGATGACCGTGTTGTGGCGGTTCATGCCCAGGATTTCGCGGGCACGCTCTTCGCCATAGGCTGTGGTCAGCGTATCGAAATGCGCCCGCGACACCGGATCGCGCTCGGCAGCGCCTGGGTTGAAGATGCCTTCCATGTAGCCGTGGCCGTTGTCATAGGCGCGCAGTTCCAGCTTTTCCCAGAACTCATAGGGCTCGCCGTTGCCGTCCATGATGTGCAGCTCCAGCGGCATTTCGCCCATCTCTTTGGCTTCGTCGCGCGCGGCGGCGTAAGAGGACTCGTGCGTGACTCGGGCGTGCATGGTGTCGTGCAGGTTCTCGTAGAAAACCTTCCAGTTTGACCGCTGCATGACGCGGAAAATGCCGCCGGCGACTTCGACCTCGCCGACTGGCGAGCGGTCGCACAGATTGTCGATGGACGAGCGCACCCCGCCCAGAAAGTCCACAAGCGCAGGACCCTCCTTGGACTGGCTGGCAAACACAAAGCCGCGATAGGCATCCACCCGGGCCAGACGCCGCATTGAAAATGACGGATCAGCGGGATCGTAGGACGTGCCTTCCAAGCCCTGCTTGAGCGGCACGCCAAGATGGCTGCCGTCCAGCTTGAATGTCCAGGCGTGATACGGGCAACGGAAGAACTTGCCCACACAGCCCTCGCCATCGGCGACCAATTTCGCGCCCTTGTGCGGGCAGCGGTTGTACAGCACGTGC of Achromobacter seleniivolatilans contains these proteins:
- a CDS encoding aromatic ring-hydroxylating dioxygenase subunit alpha produces the protein MSYTEEQLAAMVRGDSVHRGVYTDPAIFDLEMQRIYGRAWVYVGHESQVPKTGDYHTTRVGDQDVLMVRAADGNVHVLYNRCPHKGAKLVADGEGCVGKFFRCPYHAWTFKLDGSHLGVPLKQGLEGTSYDPADPSFSMRRLARVDAYRGFVFASQSKEGPALVDFLGGVRSSIDNLCDRSPVGEVEVAGGIFRVMQRSNWKVFYENLHDTMHARVTHESSYAAARDEAKEMGEMPLELHIMDGNGEPYEFWEKLELRAYDNGHGYMEGIFNPGAAERDPVSRAHFDTLTTAYGEERAREILGMNRHNTVIYGSGSPHTVFQQFRVIRPIAVDRTLIEIQTFRCKGAPDGVFKRAMMYANVINSPSSNVMPDDIELYNRCQEGNATRGGEWVSMHRYHGSDRSDADGMVSVNGTSELPMRNQFRAWKTYMEAGATAAGAATGDSTCC